The following coding sequences lie in one Amycolatopsis cihanbeyliensis genomic window:
- a CDS encoding TIGR04222 domain-containing membrane protein, producing MGEQWGMSGGAFLLLYLGLLNLPWITGVVMARARRRMAMRRASRYGDQLPTPRHLAYLTGGPIQVVETTIASLLHSEKLRVNSGGFFQAARGAAGDDQLEDAVLDSARRRRSATRGGLVGSTRRSPGVREIERHLARNGLISFELHDRRRTSTVLILQVLVLAFGLAALLTSGDPDGFTAFLVLLLLIGVSSLISGLIVHFARGPDGTPTLAGRRLTTRSVATAWPGAVGAVALGGLASYPDPQIAAAAAKIEPVGGTSPAGTPHHGGGGGGGGGGCGGGGCGGGGCGGGGGGCGG from the coding sequence ATGGGCGAGCAATGGGGGATGTCCGGTGGGGCATTTCTCCTGCTCTACCTCGGACTGCTCAACCTGCCCTGGATCACCGGCGTGGTCATGGCGCGGGCGCGGCGCCGGATGGCCATGCGCAGGGCGAGCCGGTACGGTGACCAGCTGCCGACCCCCCGTCACCTGGCGTACCTGACCGGTGGGCCGATACAGGTCGTCGAAACGACGATCGCGTCCCTGCTGCACAGCGAGAAGCTCAGGGTGAACAGCGGCGGCTTCTTCCAGGCCGCTCGCGGTGCGGCAGGCGACGACCAGCTGGAGGACGCCGTCCTGGACAGCGCCCGCCGTCGGCGATCCGCCACCCGTGGCGGGCTCGTCGGCTCCACCCGCCGCTCGCCCGGCGTGCGGGAGATCGAGCGGCACCTCGCCCGGAACGGACTGATCAGCTTCGAACTGCACGACCGGCGGCGGACCAGCACGGTGCTGATCCTGCAGGTGCTCGTGCTGGCCTTCGGCCTGGCCGCGTTGTTGACCAGCGGAGACCCGGACGGGTTCACCGCGTTCCTGGTTCTGCTGCTGCTCATCGGCGTTAGCTCGCTGATCAGCGGACTGATCGTGCACTTCGCCCGCGGACCGGACGGCACCCCCACCCTGGCGGGTCGACGGCTGACCACTAGGTCGGTGGCCACGGCCTGGCCAGGCGCGGTCGGCGCGGTCGCCCTCGGCGGCCTGGCCAGCTACCCGGATCCGCAGATCGCGGCCGCTGCGGCCAAGATCGAACCGGTCGGCGGCACCAGTCCGGCCGGAACGCCCCATCACGGAGGGGGCGGTGGCGGTGGCGGGGGCGGTTGTGGCGGTGGGGGCTGCGGGGGAGGTGGCTGCGGCGGTGGAGGTGGCGGCTGCGGGGGCTGA
- a CDS encoding TIGR04222 domain-containing membrane protein has translation MDQPWGISGPEFLLLYGGLLVIPAVVVAVLLAAGRRAAERRAREQERLPSIYHLAYLVGGAERVVDTAIASLLERGSLRVSSSGAFQVTRETASSGLMEHAVLANAALYRYIGRGKLIAMTLRSPFLADIQADLEHHGLIAPQRRRGRLLWSLCAGYVLLGILGVVRLTDGIQRGYPVGLLIMLLIVTAFLAAGSGLLARPRFEPTPTEAGEHVATTERRHLSTSGTGAVGGAAAAVLVAGLVNYPDSLISRALTQSPSGGGGGGHTAGAVCSSGDGGGTGCASGCGGGGGGGGGCGGGGG, from the coding sequence ATGGACCAGCCATGGGGCATTTCCGGACCCGAGTTCCTGCTGCTGTACGGCGGTCTGCTGGTCATTCCCGCCGTCGTGGTCGCGGTGCTGCTGGCCGCGGGCAGGCGCGCGGCCGAGCGCCGCGCCAGGGAGCAGGAACGGCTGCCGAGCATCTACCACCTCGCCTACCTGGTCGGAGGTGCCGAACGGGTGGTGGACACCGCGATCGCGAGCCTGCTGGAGCGCGGCAGCCTGCGGGTCAGCAGCAGCGGTGCCTTTCAGGTCACCAGGGAGACCGCGTCGAGCGGCCTGATGGAACACGCCGTGCTCGCCAACGCCGCCCTGTACCGCTACATCGGGAGGGGCAAGCTGATCGCGATGACCCTGCGCTCCCCTTTTCTCGCCGATATCCAGGCTGACCTGGAACACCATGGGCTGATCGCCCCGCAACGGCGACGCGGTCGCTTGCTCTGGAGCCTGTGCGCGGGCTACGTCCTGCTCGGGATCCTCGGGGTGGTCCGGCTGACCGACGGCATCCAGCGGGGATATCCGGTGGGTCTGCTGATCATGCTGCTCATCGTGACCGCCTTCCTGGCCGCCGGGTCCGGCCTGCTCGCCCGGCCCCGCTTCGAGCCCACGCCCACCGAGGCCGGTGAGCACGTCGCCACCACGGAGAGGAGGCACCTCTCCACGAGCGGCACCGGGGCGGTCGGCGGGGCCGCCGCCGCGGTACTGGTAGCGGGACTGGTCAACTACCCGGACAGCCTGATCTCGCGTGCCCTGACGCAGTCGCCGAGCGGTGGAGGAGGCGGTGGCCACACCGCCGGCGCGGTGTGCAGCAGCGGGGACGGGGGCGGCACGGGCTGCGCCAGTGGCTGTGGCGGGGGCGGCGGAGGCGGTGGTGGTTGCGGCGGGGGTGGTGGGTGA
- the msrB gene encoding peptide-methionine (R)-S-oxide reductase MsrB, whose translation MKPVVGATPRVVKPEQDWREQLGPEEYAVLRQAGTERPFTGEYTDTETVGVYECRACGAELFRSTTKFASHCGWPSFYDPADSDAVLLREDRGMGMKRVEVLCASCHSHLGHVFEGEGYDTPTDQRYCINSVALKLVPTDS comes from the coding sequence ATGAAACCTGTCGTCGGCGCCACCCCGCGCGTGGTGAAGCCCGAGCAGGACTGGCGGGAGCAACTGGGCCCGGAGGAGTACGCGGTACTCCGGCAGGCCGGGACCGAACGCCCGTTCACCGGCGAGTACACCGACACCGAGACGGTCGGGGTGTACGAGTGCCGCGCCTGCGGCGCCGAGTTGTTCCGCAGCACCACCAAGTTCGCCAGCCACTGCGGGTGGCCCTCGTTCTACGACCCCGCCGACTCCGACGCCGTGCTGCTGCGCGAGGACCGCGGCATGGGCATGAAGCGGGTCGAGGTGCTGTGCGCCTCCTGCCACAGCCACCTCGGGCACGTGTTCGAGGGCGAGGGCTACGACACTCCGACCGACCAGCGCTACTGCATCAACTCCGTCGCGTTGAAGCTGGTGCCCACCGACTCCTGA